The proteins below are encoded in one region of Deltaproteobacteria bacterium:
- a CDS encoding GlxA family transcriptional regulator, whose protein sequence is MARPATLSGPLRIALFAYPDVQALDLSGPLEMFARATRILREEHRAHPGYALKVVGTEAGPIAASSGFRFLPDTTWRTLRSGVDTLLVVGGRGVDSLLTDRGILGWVRGMARRVRRLGSVCTGAFLLAEAGLLDGRTVSTHWSRAAELARRYPKVRVEEDRIWVRDGNVYTSAGVSAGMDLALALIEEDLGAEVALAVARAMVMYVRRPGDQSQYSAPLRLQAANTPSLRDLVAWAAEHPASDLSVPALARRVGKSPRHLTRVFRNELGIAPAEAIEQLRLEAARRALQQSAAGLEEVAARCGFGSAEVLRRAFLRVLHVTPSAYRARFSSREVLAS, encoded by the coding sequence TCGCGCGCGCGACCAGGATCCTGCGCGAAGAGCATCGCGCGCACCCCGGCTACGCGCTCAAGGTGGTCGGGACCGAGGCCGGACCAATCGCCGCTTCCTCCGGATTTCGCTTCCTCCCCGACACCACCTGGCGCACCTTGCGCTCCGGCGTCGACACGCTCCTGGTAGTTGGCGGACGCGGCGTCGACTCTCTGCTGACCGACCGCGGCATCCTCGGATGGGTCCGTGGGATGGCCCGCCGCGTGCGGCGGCTGGGCTCCGTCTGCACCGGCGCATTCCTGCTCGCGGAAGCGGGGCTGCTCGACGGCCGCACGGTGAGCACGCACTGGTCGCGCGCCGCCGAGCTGGCCCGCCGCTACCCGAAGGTCCGCGTGGAGGAGGATCGCATCTGGGTGCGCGACGGCAACGTCTACACTTCCGCCGGAGTGAGCGCAGGGATGGACCTGGCCCTGGCGCTCATCGAGGAGGACCTGGGCGCCGAGGTGGCGCTGGCCGTCGCGCGGGCGATGGTCATGTACGTGCGCCGGCCAGGCGATCAGAGCCAATACAGCGCGCCGCTCCGACTCCAGGCCGCGAACACGCCCTCGCTTCGCGATCTCGTCGCCTGGGCCGCCGAGCATCCGGCGAGCGATCTCTCCGTCCCCGCCCTGGCGCGCCGGGTGGGAAAGAGCCCGCGACACCTCACCCGCGTCTTCCGCAACGAGCTGGGGATCGCACCTGCCGAGGCGATCGAGCAGCTCCGCCTGGAGGCCGCCCGCCGTGCCCTGCAGCAATCGGCGGCCGGCCTCGAAGAGGTCGCCGCGCGCTGCGGGTTCGGCAGCGCCGAGGTGCTGCGCCGCGCCTTCCTTCGAGTCCTGCACGTGACCCCGTCCGCCTACCGCGCCCGCTTCTCGTCCCGCGAGGTGCTGGCCTCATGA
- a CDS encoding MFS transporter, translated as MKGRIHPAFVVAGAVFVVLLCAAAVRATPSILIVPLEREFGWSRALLSSAVSVNLVLYGLVGPFAAALMERFGIRRTVLVSLALICAGVAFTSQMSASWQLLLTWGVLVGLGTGTTAMVLGATVVNRWFVRRRGAVMGALTASTATGQMLFLPLEAHVVEHQGWRAVTILVAIVIALLLPLVALLVRDRPADLGLLPYGASPDTPPLVPSRQHPVGNALRVLRESALKRDFWLLAGSFFVCGASTNGLVGTHLVPACMDHGIPEVRAAGLLAVMGIFDLIGTTASGWLSDRFDSRKLLCCYYGFRGLSLLWLPQAFDAQVLGLPVFAVFYGLDWIATVPPTVRLTTEAVGVQDAPIAFGWVVASHQVGAGVGALGAGLIRSTLATYTPAWVAAGTICLVAAAAVLRIGRRAPGVGLAAIAAPQP; from the coding sequence ATGAAAGGCCGCATCCACCCCGCCTTCGTCGTCGCCGGCGCGGTCTTCGTCGTGCTGCTCTGCGCAGCCGCGGTGCGCGCCACGCCCTCGATCCTCATCGTTCCCCTCGAGCGCGAGTTCGGGTGGAGCCGCGCCCTGCTCTCCTCGGCCGTGTCGGTGAACCTGGTGCTCTACGGTCTCGTCGGCCCGTTCGCCGCCGCGCTCATGGAACGCTTCGGCATCCGGCGGACGGTCCTCGTCTCGCTGGCCCTGATCTGCGCGGGCGTGGCGTTCACCTCGCAGATGAGCGCGAGCTGGCAGCTGCTGCTCACCTGGGGCGTGCTGGTCGGGCTCGGCACCGGAACGACGGCGATGGTGCTCGGCGCGACCGTCGTGAACCGCTGGTTCGTCCGCCGCCGCGGCGCGGTCATGGGCGCGCTCACCGCCAGCACCGCGACAGGCCAGATGCTCTTCCTCCCGCTCGAGGCACACGTCGTCGAGCACCAGGGCTGGCGCGCCGTGACCATCCTGGTGGCCATCGTCATCGCCCTGCTGCTGCCCTTGGTGGCGCTGCTGGTCCGTGATCGCCCCGCGGACCTCGGGCTGCTTCCCTACGGCGCGTCTCCGGACACGCCGCCTCTCGTACCTTCCCGGCAGCATCCGGTAGGCAACGCGCTGCGCGTCCTTCGCGAGAGCGCGCTCAAGCGCGATTTCTGGCTCCTCGCCGGCAGCTTCTTCGTCTGCGGCGCTTCCACCAACGGGCTCGTGGGCACGCACCTCGTCCCCGCCTGCATGGACCACGGCATCCCGGAGGTCCGCGCGGCGGGCCTGCTCGCGGTGATGGGCATCTTCGACCTGATCGGGACTACCGCCAGCGGCTGGCTCTCGGATCGGTTCGACTCCCGCAAGCTCCTCTGCTGCTACTACGGTTTCCGCGGCCTGAGCCTGCTCTGGCTCCCGCAAGCATTCGACGCGCAGGTCCTCGGGCTTCCGGTGTTCGCGGTGTTCTACGGCCTCGACTGGATCGCCACCGTCCCTCCCACCGTCCGGCTGACGACGGAAGCGGTGGGCGTCCAGGACGCGCCCATCGCTTTCGGTTGGGTCGTGGCCTCGCACCAGGTCGGCGCGGGCGTCGGCGCGCTCGGAGCGGGCCTGATCCGATCGACGCTCGCCACGTACACTCCCGCCTGGGTCGCGGCAGGCACGATCTGCCTGGTGGCCGCGGCCGCCGTGCTCCGCATCGGACGGCGCGCGCCCGGCGTCGGCCTCGCGGCGATTGCGGCGCCACAGCCCTGA
- a CDS encoding sigma-54-dependent Fis family transcriptional regulator, with protein MPSRHQPSRARPVLIGQRSHRTSVDPFRGSRVATRSMTSVLAIQDSTAELQRRVLHLDPVGPLDDVCEGANDDQSLREGGVFWGRSPAMAELRRRIVVLARSPLPLLIEGETGTGKSFLAEHVIHARSGAKGPFVVTDLSTIPDSLMPAHLFGARRGSYTGSVDDQPGVFEQAHEGTLFLDEIANLDPDTQRRLLLVVERGAVTRLGDSRARPAAPRVVAATNLDLAQLVREGRFRHDLYMRLNPATRVRVPALRERKDDLPDLIRFAFAEAARQEALAVFVPERALQRLVAYPWPGNHRELKHFAVNALVFSLATHRGNAHAGRGIVTVGEAVVDEVLENVPAPPAPFPPAVAGAPGERRIEVAVRAGRTFAEISADVERQYLSALFHAHGGNLDRIAVELFGPGANRRKVHLRMNQLGLRVRGLRGELSS; from the coding sequence ATGCCTTCTCGCCACCAACCTAGCAGAGCGCGGCCGGTTTTGATTGGGCAGAGATCGCACCGCACCTCCGTAGACCCGTTTCGCGGTTCGCGCGTTGCGACCAGAAGCATGACGAGCGTCCTCGCGATCCAGGATTCCACGGCGGAGTTGCAGCGCCGCGTTCTGCACCTCGACCCCGTCGGGCCGCTCGACGACGTCTGCGAAGGCGCGAACGATGATCAGAGCCTGCGGGAAGGAGGGGTATTCTGGGGTCGGTCTCCCGCCATGGCCGAGCTGCGGCGGCGGATCGTCGTCCTCGCCCGCAGCCCGCTGCCTCTGCTCATCGAAGGCGAGACGGGGACCGGAAAGAGCTTTCTTGCCGAGCACGTGATCCATGCCCGATCCGGCGCCAAGGGGCCGTTCGTCGTCACGGACCTCTCCACGATCCCGGACTCGCTGATGCCGGCGCACCTCTTCGGCGCAAGGCGCGGGAGCTACACCGGCTCCGTCGACGATCAGCCCGGCGTTTTCGAGCAAGCGCATGAGGGAACGCTGTTTCTCGACGAGATCGCCAACCTCGATCCGGACACGCAGCGCCGGCTCCTGCTCGTGGTCGAGCGCGGAGCGGTGACGCGCCTCGGGGATTCCCGGGCGCGACCCGCCGCGCCCCGCGTCGTCGCGGCGACCAACCTCGACCTCGCGCAGCTCGTCCGTGAAGGCCGCTTCCGCCACGATCTTTACATGCGCCTGAACCCGGCGACGCGGGTCCGGGTCCCCGCGCTGCGCGAACGGAAGGACGATCTGCCAGACCTGATCCGGTTCGCGTTTGCGGAAGCGGCCCGCCAAGAGGCGCTCGCGGTCTTCGTACCGGAGCGCGCGCTGCAGCGCCTCGTCGCATACCCCTGGCCCGGCAACCATCGTGAGCTGAAGCACTTCGCGGTCAACGCCCTGGTATTCTCGCTGGCGACGCACCGAGGCAACGCGCACGCCGGCCGCGGGATCGTCACCGTGGGCGAAGCGGTCGTCGACGAAGTCCTCGAGAACGTCCCTGCGCCGCCGGCTCCCTTCCCACCGGCTGTCGCGGGCGCGCCCGGAGAGCGGCGCATCGAGGTCGCGGTCCGGGCCGGCAGGACGTTCGCCGAGATCTCCGCCGACGTCGAGCGGCAGTACCTCAGTGCGCTGTTTCATGCGCACGGGGGCAATCTCGACCGCATCGCCGTCGAGCTCTTTGGCCCCGGCGCGAACCGGCGCAAGGTGCACCTGAGAATGAACCAGCTCGGGCTGCGCGTGCGCGGACTGCGCGGAGAGCTCAGCTCCTGA